AaaattacataaaataataGGATATTGAATCTCTTTTTTCATCAGATTTCTCATGAGGCAGTGTTTCTCTCTGTTTTGAGAATTAACACATGCTTTCTGCAGGGGATTTCTCTCACTAATTTTGATCCTCTCCTACTCTAAAGCtttctaatttattttcctCTGTATGGTCATTTGGTTGTTCTAATAGGATTTCTTAtcctttctccctttttttctaaatttttttgacTCGCAGAAAAATTAGATTGCATCCCTCCTTTAATGTGATAAGGTCTATTATTGATCTTTTATCAGTGGGCTGTGGTTATATTTTAGGGTTGTATAATTGATCTAATCCTGTAAGCCACATCTAAGGTTCTAGGAATTGGACTTGCAGATTAGTTACCCATGTTCAGGTAGTTTGGTTATGGTGTTCCTTTAAGTGAAGCTTTTCCTTTTGGCATAGTTGTCATTTAATGAGTTTCTCTCTGGCTCAACAGAGTGAATATTATTTTCAGTAGGATGAACAtatgatttttataaatttttctgATGCTTTTGGCACAACTGTCAAAAGAGAAGACCTATGTTAAACAACTAACTTGTGAAAGATGTTTAGTGTAAAAGTTCCAAATATTTCCATGATTAGTTTAAAATTTCAGCAGGTTACTTGAATTTCGTCTCCACGGGCTTGTCTGAAGGAAGGTACTGCTATAATTCAACTTGTTATGTTTGATGATCAAATTGGCTAATGGCTGCCTCATTTATCTACTGTTCACCAGTTTTGAAACTGATTTGTTTGGATCAGGATCCAATAGAGGTATGCCTTAAAAGCATAACCGTTTTTTTGTGCATTTGTCGTCATGGAGGTTAGTTTGCGATTGATTGTGGTTTTCATTAAGTAATTTAGGAAAGggtagaaagaaaaaaaatgaagaaaagcCTAGTGTCCAGCTGTAGTCCTTAGTTCTGTATGATGGAAAACATGAGTTCACTTTTGTGTGGCATTCTCTTCTGTTTGAGTGGCCATTTTCATGCTTAACATTTTGTATATTTTCACAGGCGTCAACAGGAAGCGGAATTGAAATTAATAGAAGAAGAGACTGCAAAGAGAGTTGAAGAAGCCATTCGTAAGAGAGTTGAAGAAAGCTTGAACTCCGAGGAGGTTCAGGTCGAGATTCAAAGGCGGTTGGAAGAGGGACGAAAGAGACTAAATGTTGAAGTCACAGCCcaacttgaaaaagaaaaagaagctgCTGTTATTGAAGCTAAACGGAAGGAGGTATATCATATGTGTTTCTAATCACTCCACCTCTGTTGTGCTTTCCCTGCTTTGGGAAAATAATTAATAGGATGTACTCAAGACTTAGTTCATTTTACATCATTAGCATATTATATAGGTACCATTTTAGGGCCTTGGTGTAACATTAATTCTTGTGATGCCTAAAGTTCTATGTCTGCATTGCACTTTGAAGTCATGTGGAAAACTTGTTAGATTATGTATGTTTCGGTGCAGGAACAAGCtcggaaagaaaaagaagaactcGAGAGGATACTTgaggagaacaagaggaagacCGAAGAAGCTCAGAGAAGAGAGGCTCTAGAGCAGCAGAGGAGGGAGGAGGAACGATACAGAGAGCTCGAAGAGTTGCAGAGGCAGAAAGAAGAGGCCATGAGAAGGAAGAAACAAGAAGAGGAGCAGGAACGTTTGAACCAAATAAAGTTGTTGGGTAAAAACAAATCCCGACCCAAGTTGTCATTTGCTCTAGGATCCAAATGACTTTGGCAATTTACCTTTGAGTCTATTATTTGGCCTGAACTCGTATTCGGCTTTTGTAATTTTGATGAAACTTTGTAGCCTCCTCTGCTCCTCATGACACCTTTGTATCTGATTAAAACATTGAATTAGATTCCTCCATTGCCCCCACctagtttttttcttttcttttttttttttgggtcagATCCCCACCTAGTTTGTcatatattttgtgtctttgatggtctcttttttcttttttctgttGGGAAATGATGCTCACTATAGATGAAAGGGGGCAACATATGTCATTGATTGGGCTAATAGGCCCATTGGGCTTGATAAAATTTTGTTTCTGATGGCAGCCTTTACATTCATAAGCGGAGGGAACAACATAGTGTTCCTGTTTTCTCCCCGAGAATTTTGTTAGATCACAAAGACAAAGGGTATGACTAAATAAAAATACGGTGAGAAGTTTTATGAATAAACTCTAATTTTATAtgtc
This sequence is a window from Arachis stenosperma cultivar V10309 chromosome 10, arast.V10309.gnm1.PFL2, whole genome shotgun sequence. Protein-coding genes within it:
- the LOC130954707 gene encoding uncharacterized protein At1g10890 isoform X2, with translation MRRKSRSISPRGHRSRSPTPRRHRSRSPATKRYRRHRSRSSSLSPVHKSSSSSLGSIEQKNVVDKQRKEEEKKRRQQEAELKLIEEETAKRVEEAIRKRVEESLNSEEVQVEIQRRLEEGRKRLNVEVTAQLEKEKEAAVIEAKRKEEQARKEKEELERILEENKRKTEEAQRREALEQQRREEERYRELEELQRQKEEAMRRKKQEEEQERLNQIKLLGKNKSRPKLSFALGSK
- the LOC130954707 gene encoding uncharacterized protein At1g10890 isoform X1, with the translated sequence MPRDVSRSRSPPHRRRHSPSPIGHRHSRRSRKDRSRSPYSSYSHSRRKSRSISPRGHRSRSPTPRRHRSRSPATKRYRRHRSRSSSLSPVHKSSSSSLGSIEQKNVVDKQRKEEEKKRRQQEAELKLIEEETAKRVEEAIRKRVEESLNSEEVQVEIQRRLEEGRKRLNVEVTAQLEKEKEAAVIEAKRKEEQARKEKEELERILEENKRKTEEAQRREALEQQRREEERYRELEELQRQKEEAMRRKKQEEEQERLNQIKLLGKNKSRPKLSFALGSK